Proteins from a single region of uncultured Sunxiuqinia sp.:
- a CDS encoding DUF3667 domain-containing protein: MRKEWFRKNQPSFDELEEHACPNCSHEFKGFYCPNCGQSDSEFNRPLGFVFYDFLGNFVSFDTRFLRTFRDLVFMPGFLTLEFFRGHRARYAPPFRVYIFLSFVLFLLLQLLTNQGLNTALDYELAGNDQIVLVDSLIQENDDSLNVGQFIETEDSMNIADFKLNYSDLLNQQTIQGKLRNLADQLEEGVRETEDTVRRTKLLNLVQMLRSPESLVSRILKYLSYAFFVLLPIFALLLKLFYVRQKVFYIRHLIFSVHIHAFMFFLLSLVVAINLIFSWEVASWSLWLLVLVPVYIYLALKNFYLQPYVKTFIKFLLLGVVYNLTLQFALVYIFISALGVL, from the coding sequence GTGAGAAAAGAGTGGTTTAGAAAAAATCAACCTTCATTTGATGAACTTGAAGAACATGCATGTCCAAATTGTTCGCATGAATTCAAAGGGTTTTATTGCCCTAATTGTGGACAGTCTGACTCTGAGTTTAATCGTCCGCTTGGCTTCGTGTTTTATGATTTTCTTGGCAATTTCGTCTCTTTTGACACCCGGTTTCTCCGCACTTTCCGTGATCTGGTTTTTATGCCGGGATTCCTGACGTTGGAATTTTTCAGAGGACATCGTGCGCGCTATGCACCACCTTTTCGGGTATATATTTTCTTAAGTTTTGTACTTTTTCTGTTACTTCAATTACTTACAAATCAGGGTTTGAACACGGCGCTTGATTATGAGTTAGCTGGAAATGATCAAATTGTTCTAGTAGATTCGCTCATTCAGGAAAACGATGACAGCTTGAATGTTGGTCAGTTTATTGAAACTGAAGATTCGATGAACATTGCTGATTTTAAGCTCAACTATTCAGACTTGTTAAACCAGCAGACAATTCAGGGTAAGCTTCGTAATCTTGCCGATCAACTGGAAGAAGGGGTGAGGGAAACCGAGGATACTGTAAGAAGAACCAAATTGCTTAATTTAGTTCAGATGCTTCGGTCTCCGGAGAGTTTGGTTTCCAGAATTTTGAAATACCTATCCTATGCATTTTTCGTTTTATTGCCGATTTTTGCATTGTTGTTGAAATTGTTCTATGTCCGGCAAAAAGTATTCTACATTCGACACCTGATTTTTTCTGTACACATCCACGCTTTTATGTTTTTTCTGCTTAGTTTGGTTGTTGCTATTAACTTAATTTTTTCATGGGAAGTGGCTTCCTGGTCCTTGTGGTTATTGGTGTTGGTTCCTGTTTATATCTATCTCGCGTTGAAGAATTTTTATCTTCAGCCGTATGTCAAAACCTTTATTAAGTTTCTGTTGCTTGGTGTGGTTTATAATCTTACTTTACAATTTGCATTAGTCTACATATTTATCAGTGCCTTGGGAGTTTTGTAA
- a CDS encoding CvpA family protein, with product MNYIDIVLGVLLILAAVRGFSKGFIAEVASLAALILGVWGAIHFSQFTAEFIVETFGYDSKHLGLIAFLVTFVVIVILIHLVGKAVETIISAVALGFINRLAGILFGVIKSALIISVLLLILDEVDENVGILPKDVKDDSQMYEPVKNLVPTILPFLNFDAIDQDLFKRKSHLREKRVV from the coding sequence GTGAATTACATTGATATCGTTTTAGGTGTTTTGCTGATATTAGCCGCGGTTCGTGGTTTCTCGAAAGGTTTTATTGCAGAGGTGGCTTCGCTGGCAGCTTTAATACTCGGCGTTTGGGGGGCTATCCACTTTTCGCAATTTACCGCTGAGTTTATCGTTGAAACCTTTGGTTACGATTCCAAACATCTGGGGCTGATTGCCTTTTTAGTCACATTTGTTGTCATTGTTATTCTGATTCATTTGGTCGGGAAAGCTGTTGAAACGATTATTTCAGCCGTAGCACTTGGCTTTATTAATCGGTTAGCCGGCATTTTGTTTGGTGTCATAAAATCGGCCCTAATCATAAGTGTACTCCTTCTGATCCTTGATGAGGTTGATGAAAATGTTGGAATTCTTCCGAAGGATGTCAAGGATGATTCACAGATGTATGAGCCTGTAAAAAATCTGGTGCCGACAATTCTTCCATTCCTGAATTTTGATGCAATTGACCAGGATCTTTTCAAACGTAAAAGTCATCTCCGTGAGAAAAGAGTGGTTTAG
- a CDS encoding GH3 auxin-responsive promoter family protein, with the protein MPILNSIINWINFKRIYQIDLFKKHPIDAQLEVFSDLIKEARDTEIGRQYDFKSISSESEFKERVPIRHYEDFAPYIERLRHGEKNLLWPGEIKWFAKSSGTTNDKSKFIPVSKQSLEDVHFRGARDVFALYLKNNPDSGVLYGKTLTLGGSHRVNNFSNKSYFGDLSAILIENTPFWSEFIRTPSVEVALIEEFEEKVAKIIEESLDENVTSLAGVPSWYLVLLKKVLEHTGKNNILEVWPNLEVFIHGGINFDPYREQYQNIIPSKSMNYMETYNASEGFFAIQDDPESSDMLLMLDYGIYYEFIPMESFHEDHPKALNLSEVELGQNYALVISTNGGLWRYVIGDTIQFTSKKPFKIKITGRTKHFINAFGEEVIVDNAEQALNIATERTGANIKEYTAGPVFMKGDQKGAHEWIIEFEQKPADFDYFMEVMDDTLKTLNSDYEAKRHKNLTLEKPHLVVAKDGLFYEWMKQRGKVGGQNKIPRLANNRKYLDELIELQKRL; encoded by the coding sequence ATGCCTATTCTTAATTCGATCATAAACTGGATAAATTTCAAACGAATCTATCAAATTGACCTTTTCAAAAAACACCCTATCGACGCCCAACTCGAAGTCTTCTCTGATTTAATAAAGGAAGCGCGTGATACAGAGATTGGGAGACAATATGATTTCAAGAGCATTAGCTCTGAAAGCGAATTTAAGGAGCGAGTCCCGATCCGCCACTACGAAGATTTTGCCCCTTATATTGAACGGCTTCGGCATGGAGAAAAAAACCTGCTATGGCCGGGCGAAATAAAATGGTTTGCCAAATCATCGGGCACCACAAACGATAAAAGCAAGTTCATTCCGGTAAGCAAGCAATCATTGGAAGATGTACACTTTAGAGGAGCTAGAGACGTTTTTGCTCTGTACCTCAAGAACAATCCTGACTCGGGCGTTTTATACGGAAAGACGTTAACCCTGGGGGGAAGTCACCGTGTAAATAACTTTAGTAATAAATCTTATTTTGGCGATTTGTCAGCAATCCTGATCGAAAACACTCCTTTTTGGTCTGAGTTTATCCGGACTCCATCAGTTGAGGTTGCACTGATTGAAGAATTTGAAGAAAAAGTAGCCAAGATTATTGAAGAGTCCCTTGATGAAAACGTAACCTCATTGGCAGGTGTGCCTTCGTGGTATTTAGTGCTTCTAAAAAAAGTACTCGAACATACCGGGAAAAACAATATTTTGGAAGTGTGGCCAAACCTGGAAGTTTTCATTCATGGCGGAATTAATTTTGACCCTTATCGCGAACAATATCAAAATATCATTCCTTCGAAATCCATGAATTACATGGAAACCTACAACGCCTCCGAAGGTTTTTTTGCGATTCAAGACGACCCGGAAAGCAGCGATATGTTACTAATGCTGGATTACGGAATTTACTACGAGTTTATACCGATGGAAAGCTTTCACGAAGATCACCCGAAAGCCCTAAATCTTTCGGAAGTAGAGTTGGGACAAAACTACGCCTTGGTAATTAGCACAAACGGCGGGCTGTGGCGCTACGTCATTGGCGACACGATTCAATTCACATCGAAAAAACCATTCAAAATAAAAATTACCGGACGCACCAAACACTTTATCAATGCTTTTGGCGAGGAGGTAATTGTCGACAACGCCGAGCAAGCCTTGAACATCGCAACCGAACGCACCGGAGCCAATATAAAGGAATACACTGCCGGCCCTGTTTTTATGAAAGGCGACCAAAAAGGAGCACACGAATGGATCATCGAATTTGAGCAGAAACCAGCCGATTTTGATTATTTCATGGAGGTAATGGACGATACGTTAAAAACGCTTAACTCGGATTACGAAGCCAAACGACACAAAAACCTAACCTTGGAAAAACCACATTTGGTAGTTGCCAAAGACGGGCTGTTTTACGAATGGATGAAACAACGAGGCAAGGTTGGTGGACAAAATAAAATTCCTCGATTGGCCAATAACCGGAAATATCTGGATGAGCTTATTGAGCTCCAAAAAAGATTGTAA